A genomic region of Herbaspirillum sp. DW155 contains the following coding sequences:
- a CDS encoding MFS transporter, giving the protein MSWLSGRSPAVALRYLMAIQLLSMGAMEMSGPFWPLHLREMAPMSAATLAWVSMAVYAGPLLMTMLTAPWWGRLGDQTGHKPMVVRALLALAVSQLMAAYTESVTVVLLARLLQGALGGFIATAQAYGAGLATPAQRSSLMARLQVATAMGSALGPWLGGVLFDLWGFWIVNLATALVCVLCALLAAVALPFVKPAAAAERPPASAKPATSTAAQRPALQAFQGLLLGILLVQAGKIMPQAFFAVYADQVLHASASFTGLCYGATALGLCIAAPLWARAFAALAPEQVLQRVKWITLACAATLALQSMSHVPVWFVAARLLWGVFLGALLPVFYTLLSRQADGHRQGWVLGAGNSAAKAGALLGTAAGALALGWLPISEVFWPNAAVYLIVAAALHVVQRRSALREVAS; this is encoded by the coding sequence ATGAGCTGGTTGTCAGGGCGCAGCCCGGCTGTGGCGCTGCGCTATCTGATGGCGATCCAGTTGCTCTCGATGGGCGCGATGGAAATGAGTGGCCCCTTCTGGCCACTGCATCTGCGGGAGATGGCTCCCATGTCGGCTGCCACCCTGGCCTGGGTCAGCATGGCGGTGTATGCCGGCCCTTTGCTGATGACCATGCTCACGGCCCCCTGGTGGGGCCGCCTGGGGGACCAGACCGGCCACAAGCCGATGGTGGTGCGTGCTTTGCTGGCCCTGGCCGTCAGCCAGCTGATGGCGGCCTATACCGAGAGCGTCACCGTGGTACTGCTGGCGCGTCTGCTCCAGGGTGCGCTGGGCGGTTTCATCGCGACGGCGCAAGCTTATGGCGCGGGGCTGGCCACTCCGGCACAGCGCAGCTCCCTCATGGCGCGATTGCAGGTGGCCACCGCCATGGGCTCGGCGCTGGGGCCGTGGCTGGGTGGCGTCCTGTTTGACCTCTGGGGTTTTTGGATCGTCAATCTGGCCACCGCACTGGTGTGTGTGCTGTGTGCCTTGCTGGCAGCAGTGGCGCTGCCCTTCGTCAAGCCTGCTGCGGCGGCTGAGCGCCCGCCTGCATCAGCAAAGCCGGCCACTTCAACGGCAGCGCAACGCCCTGCATTGCAGGCGTTTCAGGGATTGTTGCTGGGCATCTTGCTGGTGCAGGCCGGCAAGATCATGCCGCAAGCCTTTTTTGCGGTCTATGCCGATCAGGTTCTGCATGCCAGTGCCAGCTTCACTGGTCTTTGCTATGGCGCTACCGCGCTGGGCCTGTGCATTGCCGCGCCCCTGTGGGCGCGCGCCTTCGCTGCACTGGCACCGGAGCAGGTCCTGCAGCGGGTCAAGTGGATCACACTGGCCTGCGCTGCCACCCTGGCCTTGCAGTCCATGAGTCATGTGCCGGTATGGTTCGTTGCGGCACGGTTGTTGTGGGGCGTATTCCTGGGGGCCTTGCTGCCGGTGTTCTACACCCTGCTATCGCGTCAGGCCGATGGTCACCGGCAAGGTTGGGTACTGGGGGCAGGCAACAGCGCCGCCAAGGCCGGTGCCCTGCTCGGCACGGCCGCCGGTGCGCTGGCCTTGGGCTGGCTACCCATCAGTGAAGTGTTCTGGCCCAACGCTGCCGTCTATCTGATCGTGGCCGCTGCCTTGCATGTCGTGCAGCGACGCTCCGCCCTCCGGGAGGTCGCCAGCTGA
- a CDS encoding TonB-dependent siderophore receptor: MNTKLCTLSALLALAFDSYAQQVQTNALPEVTVKATADDNSGYRPKNSSAATKIDVPLRDVPQTVNTVTKQVMRDQNALSLQDALQNVAGLSFSLGDAQRDQVIIRGFSAITDQFVDGVRDDALYFRDLSNVERVEVLKGPASVLYGRGSAGGIVNRVTKKPSEDPVSEIGLTLGSEGQKRTEFDVGRNSGDGTLLFRLTGAAEDSSSFRNQYFLERQALSPSLTYKPDAQTSFTAQFNYLHDRRLADQGIPSYRGRPADVPIATYYGAANGRDRAFVQSEVKDATFTLDHKFSENLAWRSVLRTYDFDLDRNYTTISRVTQTANPTVTIAQAHRQRAERGLFWQNELTQKLQLAGMHHELLYGVEYSWQNKTDWQVTRNNAATYSLFNPVLANLSPIAANAAPNINAQTRINTLATYVQDLISLTPQWKLLAGLRYERLSQDRDDNVARSNLNRVDTPLSPRVGLVYQPDERTSLYAGYSRSFQPLADSFVFYGNSAQLEPTKTESKEVGIKYELNDKTSLTAALFEMTQNNIQVADPNRPGFALNVGQQRTRGVELSASGELAPHWNLIAGYAYMNGLIVQSSGLTSAGTPFQGNTSSLTPRHTFNLWLKRDLPDGYWVAAGARAESARFASSDNLTVLPGYAVINLGAGYVAEKFDVTLSLKNLLDRRYFISAHSAANDYNMPGEPRSLLVSTRYRF, encoded by the coding sequence ATGAACACCAAACTGTGTACCCTCAGTGCCTTGCTGGCCTTGGCCTTCGATAGTTACGCACAACAAGTCCAGACCAATGCACTGCCGGAAGTGACCGTCAAAGCCACCGCAGATGACAACAGCGGCTATCGTCCCAAGAACTCCTCGGCGGCCACCAAGATCGACGTGCCTCTGCGCGACGTACCGCAGACCGTCAACACCGTCACCAAACAAGTCATGCGCGACCAGAATGCCCTGTCGTTGCAAGACGCCCTGCAGAACGTGGCCGGTCTCAGTTTCAGTCTCGGCGATGCCCAGCGCGACCAGGTGATCATCCGTGGCTTCAGCGCCATCACCGATCAGTTCGTCGATGGCGTGCGCGATGATGCGCTGTACTTCCGCGACCTGTCCAATGTGGAACGCGTGGAAGTGCTCAAGGGACCGGCCTCCGTGCTCTACGGGCGTGGATCGGCGGGCGGCATCGTCAACCGCGTCACCAAGAAGCCCAGCGAAGATCCGGTCAGCGAGATCGGCCTCACGCTCGGCAGCGAGGGGCAAAAGCGGACCGAATTCGACGTCGGCCGCAACAGCGGAGATGGCACGCTGCTGTTTCGCCTGACCGGTGCGGCGGAAGACTCCAGCAGTTTCCGCAACCAGTATTTCCTGGAACGCCAGGCACTCTCGCCTTCCCTGACCTACAAGCCTGATGCGCAGACCAGTTTCACTGCGCAATTCAATTATCTGCACGACCGGCGACTGGCCGACCAGGGCATCCCCAGTTATCGGGGCCGTCCCGCCGATGTGCCGATTGCCACCTACTACGGCGCGGCCAACGGACGTGACCGGGCCTTCGTGCAATCCGAGGTGAAGGACGCCACCTTCACCCTGGACCACAAGTTCAGCGAAAACCTGGCCTGGCGCTCGGTGCTGCGCACCTACGATTTCGATCTCGACCGCAACTACACCACCATCAGCCGCGTCACCCAAACCGCCAACCCGACCGTCACGATCGCCCAGGCGCATCGCCAGCGCGCCGAGCGTGGCTTGTTCTGGCAAAACGAACTGACCCAGAAACTGCAACTGGCGGGCATGCACCATGAGTTGCTGTATGGCGTGGAATACAGCTGGCAAAACAAGACTGACTGGCAGGTCACGCGCAACAATGCGGCGACCTACTCGCTGTTCAATCCAGTGCTGGCCAATCTGTCGCCCATTGCGGCCAATGCCGCGCCGAACATCAATGCGCAGACCCGGATCAACACGCTGGCCACCTATGTCCAGGATCTGATCAGCCTGACGCCGCAATGGAAATTGCTGGCCGGTCTGCGCTATGAGCGCCTGTCCCAGGATCGCGATGACAATGTAGCCAGATCCAACCTCAACCGCGTCGACACTCCGCTGTCGCCTCGTGTCGGACTGGTCTATCAGCCCGATGAGCGCACCTCGCTGTATGCCGGTTACAGCCGTTCCTTCCAGCCGCTGGCGGACTCCTTCGTGTTCTACGGCAACAGCGCCCAGCTGGAACCGACCAAGACCGAGAGCAAGGAGGTCGGCATCAAGTACGAGCTCAACGACAAGACCAGCCTGACGGCCGCGCTGTTCGAGATGACCCAGAACAATATCCAGGTCGCCGACCCGAACCGCCCGGGCTTTGCCCTCAATGTCGGCCAACAGCGCACACGCGGTGTGGAATTGTCCGCCAGCGGCGAGCTTGCTCCGCACTGGAATCTGATCGCCGGTTACGCCTACATGAATGGCCTCATCGTGCAATCGAGCGGACTGACCTCGGCGGGCACGCCCTTCCAGGGAAACACGTCCTCGCTCACGCCGCGTCATACCTTCAATCTGTGGCTCAAGCGCGATCTGCCCGATGGTTACTGGGTGGCGGCGGGGGCGCGTGCCGAATCGGCGCGCTTCGCCTCCTCGGATAACCTCACGGTATTGCCCGGCTATGCAGTGATCAATCTGGGCGCGGGTTATGTGGCCGAGAAGTTTGACGTCACCCTGTCGCTGAAGAACCTGCTGGATCGCAGATACTTCATCTCCGCCCACAGTGCCGCCAATGACTACAACATGCCCGGCGAGCCGCGCAGCCTGCTGGTGAGCACGCGTTACCGGTTCTGA
- a CDS encoding MarR family transcriptional regulator: MSKDICTCAPLRRLTRRITLIYDHHLQDSELSITQYSLLSRIGREGPIANITLAQEMGMDRSTLSRALKPLMTAGWVQTVDLPEEELLDKRSFALQLSRPGRAKLEQARPRWRRAQDEIDRRLGPRLAHQFNDLIEDAYARLQDD; the protein is encoded by the coding sequence ATGAGCAAGGACATCTGCACCTGCGCCCCCCTGCGTCGCCTCACGCGCCGGATCACCCTCATCTACGACCATCACCTGCAGGACAGCGAACTGAGCATCACCCAGTATTCGCTGTTGAGCCGTATCGGCCGTGAGGGGCCCATTGCCAACATCACGCTGGCCCAGGAAATGGGCATGGACCGCAGCACCTTGAGCCGTGCCTTGAAGCCGCTGATGACAGCAGGCTGGGTCCAGACCGTCGATCTGCCCGAGGAAGAACTGCTGGACAAGCGCTCCTTCGCGCTGCAGCTCTCCCGCCCGGGCCGCGCCAAGCTGGAGCAGGCCCGCCCGCGCTGGCGCCGTGCTCAGGATGAGATCGACCGCCGGCTCGGCCCCAGGCTCGCGCACCAGTTCAATGACCTCATCGAAGATGCCTACGCCCGGCTGCAGGACGACTGA
- a CDS encoding MFS transporter — MNKLTQSLADAVTPRFHYAWVVVGVIFLVLLCSAGIRATPSVMILPLEQEFGWNRSTISVVISVNIALYGLIGPFSAAAMQRFGIRRVVLGALMLLASGTALSTLMQMPWHMLLSWGLLVGAGTGVAANTLGATIVSRWFETRRGLAMGLLTASAATGQMVFLPLMATMVGSYGWRSVALLVSAVALLAIPLVWLLLPEGPAAIGQKMVGQTSESADDARSKRNPLAIALDALRTSVRMPDFWLLFMSFFVCGLSTNGYIGTQFIAMCNDYGINEVRGASILAAMGMLDLVGTTLSGWLSDRYNPRVLLFWYYGLRGLALIFLPYAFGLQYYGLAIFAVFYGLDWIATVPPTVRLANDVFGRLAAPIVFGWIVAGHQLGAATATTVAGYLRATLGNYTLSSIMMGVACLVGAVLVLRIKGQRNHPQPAVA; from the coding sequence ATGAACAAACTGACCCAATCCCTGGCCGATGCCGTCACACCCCGTTTCCACTATGCCTGGGTGGTGGTGGGCGTGATCTTCCTCGTGCTGCTGTGTTCGGCCGGTATCCGCGCTACGCCGTCAGTGATGATCCTGCCGCTGGAACAGGAATTCGGCTGGAACCGCTCCACCATCTCGGTGGTGATCTCGGTCAACATCGCGCTCTATGGTCTGATCGGCCCCTTCTCGGCGGCCGCCATGCAGCGCTTTGGTATCCGCCGCGTGGTATTGGGCGCACTGATGCTGCTGGCCAGTGGCACGGCGCTCTCCACCCTCATGCAGATGCCCTGGCACATGCTGCTGTCGTGGGGTTTGCTGGTCGGCGCCGGCACCGGCGTGGCCGCCAATACCCTGGGCGCCACCATCGTCAGCCGCTGGTTCGAAACCCGGCGCGGACTGGCCATGGGTTTGCTCACCGCCAGTGCGGCCACCGGGCAGATGGTGTTCCTGCCGCTGATGGCGACCATGGTGGGCAGCTACGGCTGGCGCTCGGTGGCTTTGCTGGTCTCGGCGGTGGCGCTCCTGGCCATTCCGCTGGTGTGGCTGCTGCTGCCGGAAGGGCCGGCGGCCATCGGCCAGAAAATGGTCGGCCAGACCAGCGAGAGCGCCGATGACGCACGCTCCAAACGCAATCCCCTGGCCATCGCCTTGGATGCACTGCGCACCTCGGTACGCATGCCGGACTTCTGGTTGCTGTTCATGAGCTTCTTCGTGTGCGGGCTTTCCACCAATGGTTATATCGGCACGCAGTTCATCGCCATGTGCAATGACTACGGCATCAATGAAGTGCGCGGCGCTTCCATTCTGGCGGCCATGGGCATGCTGGATCTGGTCGGTACCACGCTCTCGGGCTGGCTCTCGGACCGCTACAACCCGCGCGTGCTGCTGTTCTGGTACTACGGGCTGCGCGGACTGGCGCTGATCTTCCTGCCTTATGCCTTCGGCCTGCAGTACTACGGCCTGGCCATCTTTGCGGTGTTCTACGGGCTGGACTGGATCGCCACGGTGCCGCCCACCGTGCGCCTTGCCAATGACGTCTTCGGCCGCCTGGCCGCTCCCATCGTGTTTGGCTGGATCGTGGCCGGGCACCAGCTCGGTGCCGCCACGGCGACCACGGTGGCCGGCTATCTGCGCGCCACGCTGGGCAACTACACGCTGTCCTCGATCATGATGGGCGTGGCCTGTCTGGTCGGGGCGGTGCTGGTGTTGCGCATCAAGGGACAGCGCAATCACCCGCAACCGGCCGTCGCGTAA